The Oryza glaberrima chromosome 9, OglaRS2, whole genome shotgun sequence genome includes a window with the following:
- the LOC127784412 gene encoding probable NAD(P)H dehydrogenase subunit CRR3, chloroplastic, which yields MAAAASCCCRRHLAVAAPRAPRLAAAAAVVVASSASGAAAGEPVRRIRRRAPGPQPTQPLKSAPPTQPSVAEVRRAIGLGDDDPSASSRRGERQSAFMELIASTPIGQPEGHAERRLREAAEWVVDTTEDRACQAQKSLLLLCMKIFPLWLLLLSIALGIIKLPFDIPGLDNLLM from the exons atggccgccgccgcctcctgctgctgccgccgccacctcgccgtcgccgcgccccgcgccccgcgcctcgccgccgccgccgccgtcgtcgtggcctcctccgcctccggtgCCGCCGCGGGGGAGCCCGTCCGCCGCATCCGCCGTCGCGCGCCTGGCCCGCAGCCGACCCAGCCCCTCAAGTCGGCCCCACCCACCCAGCCGTCCGTCGCGGAGGTGCGGCGCGCCATCGGCCTCGGCGATGACGACCCTTCGGCGTCCTCCCGCCGCGGGGAGAGGCAGTCCGCGTTCATGGAGCTCATCGCGTCCACACCGATCGGGCAGCCGGAGGGCCacgccgagcgccgcctccgGGAGGCCGCCGAGTGGGTCGTCGACACCACCGAGGACCGCGCCTGCCAAG CACAAAAGTCCCTGTTGCTGCTGTGCATGAAGATCTTTCCTCTGTGGCTGCTCCTCCTGTCTATTGCCCTCGGCATTATAAAGCTACCATTTGATATTCCTGGTCTGGATAATCTCCTAATGTAA
- the LOC127784696 gene encoding mediator of RNA polymerase II transcription subunit 25 has protein sequence MAAAAAERQLVVAVEGTAALGPYWPVTVADYVEKIVRSFCAHEMAGQKLAGTPPELALVVFHTHGPYSAFCVQRSGWTKDMNVFLSWLSGISFSGGGFSEAAISEGLAEVLMILQGSSSNSQNHQSHEVQKHCILVAASNPYPLPTPVYRPLVQSSDHKENNDGAKESCLADAETVAKSFAQCSVSLSVVSPKQLPTLKAIYNAAKRNPRAADPSVDHAKNPHFLVLLSDNFLEARTALSRPLPGNLVTNHPITKMDTAATSVPVPTSNGNPSVNGPMLTRQPNGVVANIKTEPTTLPPMVSAPAFSHVTPVANGVSQGLSTVQSPSPSLISQETNLANDSVQEHKPLINPIQQSIRPGGPANVSILNNLSQHRSVATIISGGMPGIPMSGTGQSIGSQQVVQNTAFGSNTPITGNSNIAVSSSLGGIQSNIGISGPPVTQGGSMGSTQLGQGGINTNQNMISSLGTTTVSSAPAMMPTPGMAQQAGVNSLGVTNSSAMNMPIVQHPNAQQQQQQQQQQQQPPPKYVKIWEGTLSGQRQGQPVFICKLEGYRSGTASETLAADWPETMQIVRLIAQEHMNNKQYVGKADFLVFRTLNQHGFLGQLQEKKLCAVIQLPSQTLLLSVSEKAGRLIGMLFPGDMVVFKPQVPTQQPPMQQQQLQQQQNQLQQQNQLHQQHQLQPQNQLQQQHQLQQQLQQQQLQQHMQLQTQGLPLQQQQSQGHPLQQQQMQQMQQQQQQQQIQQMQQQQQQMQQMQQQQQQPQQLQQQQQPQMVGTGMGQQQPQMVGTGMGQQQPQMVGSGMGQQQPQMVGAGMGQQQPQMVGAGMGQQYMQGHGRTVQQMMQGKMAPQGPGSMPGAGSMPGGGYLS, from the exons atggcggcggcggcggccgagaggcagctggtggtggccgtggaggggacggcggcgctggggCCGTACTGGCCCGTCACCGTGGCGGACTACGTCGAGAAGATCGTGCG GAGTTTTTGTGCACATGAAATGGCAGGACAG AAGCTCGCAGGGACACCCCCTGAACTTGCATTAGTCGTCTTCCATACCCATGGTCCTTATAGCG CTTTTTGTGTGCAACGGAGTGGATGGACAAAAGATATGAATGTGTTTCTTTCATGGTTATCTGGAATATCATTTAGTGGTGGAGGCTTTAGTGAAGCTGCTATTTCTGAAGGTCTTGCTGAAGTATTGATG ATACTCCAAGGCAGTTCTAGTAACAGTCAGAATCATCAAAGCCATGAAGTACAAAAACATTGCATACTTGTTGCAGCAAGTAATCCTTATCCACTGCCTACGCCTGTCTACCGCCCCCTTGTTCAaagtagcgatcacaaggagaaCAATGATGGAGCAAAAGAATCTTGTCTTGCTGATGCTGAGACTGTTGCAAAATCATTTGCTCAG TGCTCCGTTTCATTGTCGGTGGTATCTCCTAAACAGCTTCCAACTCTGAAAGCAATATACAATGCG GCAAAGAGGAATCCTCGAGCGGCTGACCCATCAGTGGATCATGCAAAAAATCCACATTTTCTTGTTTTGTTGTCTGACAATTTTTTGGAGGCTCGAACTGCTCTAAGTCGCCCTTTACCTGGCAACTTGGTCACAAATCACCCCATTACAAAAATGGATACAGCTGCAACATCTGTGCCAGTACCAACTTCAAATGGCAACCCCTCAG TTAATGGACCTATGCTTACCCGCCAACCAAATGGTGTTGTTGCAAATATTAAAACG GAGCCAACAACTTTACCGCCCATGGTTTCTGCACCTGCTTTCTCACATGTAACACCTGTTGCAAATGGTGTTTCACAAGGATTATCAACAGTACAAAGTCCCTCACCGTCCCTTATTTCACAGGAAACTAATCTTGCAAATGATAGTGTGCAAGAACATAAGCCTTTAATAAACCCTATCCAACAGTCAATTCGACCTGGTGGTCCAGCAAATGTCAGCATCCTCAACAATCTATCACAGCATCGGTCAGTGGCAACCATTATATCAGGTGGAATGCCTGGCATCCCTATGTCTGGAACAGGACAGTCAATTGGTAGTCAACAAGTCGTACAAAACACTGCTTTTGGATCAAACACACCCATAACAGGCAATTCAAATATTGCTGTGTCATCTTCTTTGGGTGGCATCCAAAGCAATATCGGTATATCAGGGCCTCCTGTGACACAGGGAGGTTCAATGGGTAGTACGCAATTGGGACAAGGTGGAATCAATACAAACCAAAATATGATAAGTAGCCTTGGGACAACAACTGTCTCTTCTGCACCTGCAATGATGCCAACACCAGGGATGGCTCAACAGGCAGGTGTAAATTCTCTTGGTGTGACCAACAGTTCTGCCATGAACATGCCTATAGTGCAGCATCCTAATgcgcagcaacagcaacagcaacagcagcagcagcagcagccaccgccGAAGTACGTCAAAATTTGGGAG GGAACTTTATCTGGGCAAAGGCAAGGACAACCTGTATTTATCTGTAAACTTGAA GGTTACAGGAGTGGAACAGCATCTGAAAC ACTTGCAGCAGACTGGCCTGAAACAATGCAGATTGTGCGCCTTATAGCTCAGGAGCATATGAACAATAA ACAATATGTTGGAAAAGCAGACTTTCTAGTATTTCGGACATTAAATCAGCACGGCTTCCTTGGGCAACTGCAGGAAAAGAAGCTG TGCGCAGTGATTCAACTGCCTTCGCAAACTTTGTTGTTGTCAGTGTCAGAAAAAGCTGGGCGCCTCATTGGCATGCTGTTCCCTGGG GATATGGTGGTGTTTAAACCGCAGGTACCAACCCAGCAGCCACCAATGCAGCAACAACAGTTACAACAGCAGCAGAACCAACTACAACAGCAGAATCAGCTCCACCAGCAGCACCAGCTGCAACCACAGAACCAGCTGCAACAGCAACACCAGCTGCAACAACAGTTACAACAGCAGCAACTACAACAACACATGCAACTGCAGACACAAGGCCTTCCGCTTCAGCAGCAGCAATCCCAAGGCCATCCgcttcagcagcagcagatgcagcaaatgcagcaacaacagcagcagcagcagattcagcaaatgcagcagcagcagcagcagatgcagcagatgcaacagcagcagcagcagccccaacagcttcagcagcagcagcaaccgcaGATGGTCGGCACAGGGATGGGGCAGCAGCAACCACAGATGGTCGGCACGGGGATGGGGCAGCAGCAACCGCAGATGGTCGGCTCAGGGATGGGTCAGCAGCAACCGCAGATGGTCGGTGCGGGGATGGGGCAGCAGCAACCGCAGATGGTCGGCGCAGGGATGGGGCAGCAATACATGCAGGGGCACGGTAGGACGGTGCAGCAGATGATGCAAGGGAAGATGGCGCCGCAGGGTCCAGGAAGCATGCCGGGTGCAGGGAGCATGCCTGGGGGTGGCTACCTATCTTGA